The Gossypium raimondii isolate GPD5lz chromosome 2, ASM2569854v1, whole genome shotgun sequence genome segment aactgcttttaagactaagtatggtctgtatgagtggttagtcatgccatttggcttaactaatgctcctagcatattcatgagattaatgaaccacatacttagaccttttttaggaaaatttgtcgttgtgtattttgatgatatactgatttatagcaaaactttgaatgatcatgttaggcatgttaaattagtattggatgtgttaaggcatgaacgactctttgctaatcttgaaaaatgcacattttgtatggataagcttgtttttttgggttttgtgataagttctacaggaatccatgtggatgaggagaaagtaaaggcaattaaagaatgacctatccctaaaactatttctgaggtaaggtctttccttgggttagccggtttctaccgcaggtttgttcgtaacttttccacaattgcttcGCCTTTGGTGCACTTATTAAAACGaatgtatcttttcattggacggataagcaagaattagcatttaatgaacttaaagataaattgtgtaatgctcctattcttgttttacctaattttgaaaagacctttgagattgaatgtgatgcttctggtgtaggtataggtgccgtcctcatgcaagatagtaaaccactagcctactttagtgagaaacttggtggaacacatttgaactattcgacctatgataaagagttgtatgccttggtaagggcattagaagtttagcaacattaccttttaccaaaggagtttgtgattcacaccgaccatgaatcacttaagtacttaaagggacaaggtaagttgaacaagcgacatcgaggtgggttgaattcattgaatcttttccttatgttataaggtataagaaaggtaaagataatattgtggtgatgctctatcaaggaggtacactttacttagtactttgcatactaagttattaggtttgagtatcttaaagatttatatgccaTGATTACgattttgcaagcatttatgacgcatgtgaacatggtgcatttcataaattttataagcatgatggctatctttttcgaaataatagactatgcttaccaaagtgttcaatgcgagaattgttggttcgagaggctcatagtggtggtcttatgggtcattttggagtcactaagacttatgatgttttacatgagcattttattggcctaacatgcgaaaacttgttgagaaaatttgctctacttgcattacttgtaaacaagctaaatccttgtgatgcctcatggtctatatactcctcttcctgttcctagttcaccttggactgacatttcaatggattttataataggtttaccaaggacaaagcgtggacgagatagcatctttgtggttgtggatcgatttaataaaatggctcatttcattccatgccataaggtgatgatgcaacccatcttgccgatctatttttccgtgaagttgtgagattacatggaatcccaaggactatcgtttagatagagatgcaaaatttcttagtcacttttggaaggtgttatggggtaagttaggtactaaattactttactctactacatgccaccctcaaacgatggtcaaaccgaggtggtaaatcgagttttgggatctttgcttagagccataataggtaagaatgttaaatcttgggaagaatggatacctatgttgagtttgcttataatcgttCATTCATTCTTCCACAAGTTTTACTCCTTTTGACattgtatatggctttaatccacttactgttttagatttgcttcctttacctttgaatgagattgctaatttagatggtgaaaggaaaggtgatttagtgaaagagatccatgagaaggctcgtaaagccattgagaaaaagaatgagtccaatgcACATCGAGTTAATAAAGGCGAaagcaagtcttgtttgaacACGGAGATTGGGTGCGGGTGCATATGAGGAAGGAAcgatttccttctaagagaaagaataaacttgaagcacgaggagatggaccattccaagtactcgagaaaataaatgacaatgcttatcgcattgatcttcctggtgagtatagtgttagtgctactttcaatgtttctgatctttctccttttgaatttgatgtaggttcagattcgaggacgaatcttcttgaaaagggggagaatgatacaagccaaggaggtgacactcaaagAGTTGtctttcctagtggtccaatcactcgaagcaaggcacgacaattaaaatcaaagatgaatgcttttgtccaagactttgttgcgacaaatttaattcatcatgttcgtgacattgataaatacgggaatgcaattcactggaccaatcttggaatagtaaaagcccataaattggtggattaattttttttgtatcttattattattattatttacttaattctcattggttgggacacatcatttatgagttaagtaattttattggttaggttattatttatttattttcttagataattttaaagagttttattaggattcaattactctttaaagagttttattaggattcaattactcttgaaagagttttattaggattcaattactcttgtaatttgcctataaataggcttgttttctacacattgaagggagaataaaagaagagtatttgttttctttcaaatttgtgtgaggcaaattttttagagtaagtgattcttctcttgctatttagtttggagtttgttacttttcaagggtatttcggagttgcaaatattcaaatttctttcccgttcatcggtgtttctagaggttcttcttctaggggtttcgtagggagccgctcaatcattggcgtttttggttacaagttaaccaagggttccataagGCAAatctatcttttttatttatttatttattatttaactaattttatttattctcgttttatttctaatttgtgtttctcttgtgtctagatccgggtttCCGCATCATGAGGGACAATCCCTAAGGAGGTGTTCAATGGTTTCAAGGTAGGAATTACAGAAAGGGCAGCCAATACTGATGTTTATTCCTCTTGACTGGAGAAAAGACCTAATAAGGAGAAAGAGACCAACAACTTCTCAAGTAAAGAGAGAGTTTTAGTGGAAGTTTAAGTTTCCAAATTGATAGGCAATCTTCTGAATTAGGTTGAGGAGGGTTGATAAGGTTGGAAGTGTTGGATCTAGTGCTCTAAGtgtaatatatttctttatatacttgtatttttttgagtagattggtttaataaaattatccataaattacattaataccctttgtacATTATCCTCATTGATTTTTGAGcgcaaaataaaatgaaagcaaatattgGTTCATTggttatttaacatttaactaatactaagcaattTTACGTGATCGATCATGATActgaaagacaacttgtatcaGTAGATGaatctaaacatgtccttagtctaattggaaatgagcaaaccaattgaaagactaatatttcatctatcaagtccaattagggagatgatttgtcttgggcatcagagtAAATGACTCTCAAAAGATAACGATATAGGTGTGATTGACTCGAATGGTAGTACATCAAACAAGACCTGAGTAGAAGAGATCCTGACtccatttatagatttattcacttgtgatgtttaTAGTGCGACATACATTAATCTTGAGTGggtgatggactatgtatgtgtgactcgtttACTTTGGTGTAAGTGAAAagctgagttcaaatagataagaaattGAAAGTTGGTGCGCTGGGTATATAACTTTTGTAGTATTTAGTATCatttataataatgaaattcCTAGCCCAAgtaatgggtaaatgatatccttgttggaaaaaatctagTTCGAAAACGGTGTTCTTGCATAgcggaaaataaaatttttaggcttgcataaatttcattaaaagaaTGTTGGTAAACATTTAGATCTGAAATCGGGTTAGTTTTACCATAGGTGGTAAAATAACGAGAATGcctttaggttaaattacctaGGAAATGTTTAAAATTGGCTCATCATTCGCTTCCGCATTAATAAATAGCTAATAATAAgataagattgaggtgttataaAGTCGGGGTGTGTCTTGGGTGGTCGTTAGCCAGAGAATCACTTAGGTGCTAATGTAACGCTTCAAATTCGGGTCAGTCCGTCCcggttgggtttggggtgtcacacaTTCCTTCCATTTGTCTAAATTGTGTTGCCGTGGTATTTTTATCAGTAATACAAGTTGCATCTGCTTCAACATTTTTGTGGTTGCTCTTTTCCTTTGTAGCTTGCTCCCCTACTGATTCtgaattctttttattttcaaaagttaaaattctTTATTCAATAATGGTGTCATTTACAACTCCTGGTAGCTAAGTACCACTTATAAGTGTAATGACTTTGCACTGTTCTTTCCCTTCAGATCGAAAACTCTTAGCATCACTCAGCAATGTTCCTTGCTGTCTAGAATTCAATGCAGTGGCAATTTGCCCTACTTGATTTTCCAAAGCTCTTAAAGATGCAGCATGGCTCTGAATGATAGCATCATTTTTGGCTATATACTATTTCTATAAAACTTCCATAGATGAAAAACttgaagctaaatttagctacGCATTTTTCCTTGGCAAAGATTGATTGTACCCAGGTGGTACACTCGCAGCATTCTATCAAATGGGATTATTGACATTTCCCACCCCTTGATTACTCCAACTGAAATTTGGTGTTGTTTCcacctaaaattttatgtgttgGAGTATGAGTTGTTTTTGCTATGATTAAAATTCCCTATGTAGTAAACTGTAGCTGGATTCGATGGGCATTCATTAAAAACATGATCTTCTCCACAGTAAACACATGTTAACTCTGCTgctttcatttcatgcattgcagaTGAcctttttagtgttttaatcatatttgttaAAGATGATACTTGAGCTGTTAAAGATGTAATTGCATCAAGCTCCATTGCTCCTGCAACTCTTCTACCAGTTCTAACTCATGTAGTGGGGTATTGATAGTCGTTATTTGCTatcatttacaaaatttcataaGCCTCGTTGTATGATTTATCAAGTAAAATCCCATTAGCATATGCGTTGACAGCCATTCTTGTATGAGCATTCAATCCATTGTAAAACATTTCCATTTATGTCCAATACTTGAAACCATACATCGGGCATTTTCTCAGTAGCTCCTTGAATCACTCACATGcttcatataatgtttcatcCTCTGATTTTCTAAATGATGTAatgtcattcctcaacttggcatTCATGTTAGTAGGATTATATCTTAGTAGAAACCTCTGACACAGTTCATTCCACGATGCCACCATACCTGACGGCAATACATTTAACCATGTTGTAGTACGATCTCGCAATGAGTAAGGAAATAACTTCAGTCCCAGGGCATCTTCAAGAACAATGGaatgatggaaatgtgcaaATGTACACAATTGTaaccactacaccaaaataggcttttagcggcgtttttttttcctttaaaaaatgccgctattgacaccgccgctatagaacaagacctttagcggtgcttttcacacaaacaccgctatagaacaagacctttagcagcgcttttcccacaaacgccactaaagatcatgacttttagcggcgcttttcccacaaacgccgctaaagatcatgacttttagcggcgcttttcccacaaacgccgctataagTCATgactttttgcggcgcttttcccacaaacgccgctatagatcatgacttttagcgacgcttttacCACAAACGCTGCTATAGATCATCACTTTTaacggcgcttttcccacaaacaccgttaaaaacatatctttaaaaaaataattttttttaaataatatttatttctatgataaatattatattacgttttaaggataaataaaaaaatattgtttaaattaaattttctacgaaaattttaactttaaaactaaatataaaatttaatgaatttaaatttagaatttaaaataataaattaataacacaattaaaatccaaaagttagaactgttaagtaaaaataaaaatttagaatcaaaactaaaataaataataaatatgcaaggtaataaaacatacaatgcattttcttaatcaagtaaatcttggtaataaaagatataatacatttatttaatcAAGGAAATCTTGTACATCATTGAAGTCACACCATCAACTTTGTACCCATCAAACTTATACTCCTCTAGCCACCATCTTGCATTTGGAAGAAGATACCTCGGTACCTAAAGcaacaattaagaaataatatttacaactGGAAGGGAGGAAGCCAAAATCTTTAAACAAGCTATTCATTAAGAAATGTTTAGGTAGAAGTACATACTTCTCAGCTTCCATAATTAAAAAGACGAGAATCCCACACCGAGTGGTGACCCTTTGACCCCGTGTGGAAGTAATGACCATCAGTTCCATCAAACATGTTCAGCCCATCTAACACGTTATTAGAAGCATGGCTGTATTCATAAAACATCATTCAGATACATACACAGgtagataagaaaataaaattagcaacTTAACTTAACtatagaataaaaatgaaaggggATATAGCAAACAAATGCTTTCACAACAAGCTGGTCGTGAACAAGCATACTAGAAATTTTATAGTATTCTAGTCATTTATATATTCTCAATCAATTACGACTTTGCTTCActcttttagatttattttttagcaaCCTTTTAGGAAGCAAAAATCAACTAGAGAAACGAAGGAGTAAAAGTGACAACCAATAAGAGCCTAAATTCTCATGGCCATATTTACATCTAGTCTACTGGAAAAATGTGCATAAAGCCAAAGCAGGAAAAGAATAAGAGTTCAAGTTCTCATTTCCTGTACAAACAATCCAGGAAATTTTTtttgcacaaaaaaaaaacaaacacagaagagtttaagttttcattttatttacaaaacaaTCAGGGAAAATGTTTGCACAAAAAGTATAACATCAAATATAGCTAAAGGGCATGTTTCTAGAAATTATATTCTCCTGCAGACATAACTATTACATGTGCACAATATCCATAAGAACAAGTATACCCAACTCATGAGCCTTATCTATCAGTGACTTGAGGTCATCAGGGGTTCCAAAGCGACTACTAGGTGCAAAGAAGTTTGTCACATGGTAcctgcaaaatattaaatgcaaCTTATTATAAGTAGAAAAGTGTGTCTACTTATATCTGCCACATAGCAGTTAGTACAAGTTTACAAACTTACAAACATACACGGAAACAAATAGATTTGAGCTAATATTACGATGGAGGTAATACCCGAAGCTAGCATAATATGAGTGCTCTTGAATAGCCATGATCTAAACAGCATTGTACCCAAGTCTTTTAATACGGGGAAGAACATCATCTCTAAAGTTAGCGTATGTGTTAATCATTGGCTCCTACATCAGAGAGTTGATAATACTAAGAGAATtgtaacaaagaaaataaagatcaaAGGTGCTCGTGGGGCAATTTTTCTTTGAATGACAGAATGCATGATCATTAAGTTTTAGCATGTTAGTCATATTCTATACAAGCATGTTAGTCTTATATTTATATGCACATGCCATTATCCACAGTGAGACCGAACATAAGGCTAAAATGTTTATTGTCAAAACACATTTTTGAATGAGTAAATATTGTTGATTATATAGCAAAAGACAACCTCTGTTAACCACATACAGAACAGAAAGCAATGGTATGAGCAATGAGCATATCcatggaaaataaaagtttcttCGCTGTCCTAGAGACACATAACAAGTTTCCCCCGTTTTCAAGACATCaaccaagaaaaagaaaacttggGAAAGTATGGTAGATATTACAACACATTCTTGAATAAGAAAATGTTGTTGAACATAGCAAAAGATCTCAAGTTCCTTGAAAAACAGTTTCGACAAATCCCACGATACTACAGATGTTATTTCAGATAACCAATGTTAAAGACATGGAACTCAAAGTCAAGATCTTTCTCTTATTTGTCCAAGAAAACACATTCAAGCTAACAAAAACATCAGTTCCTATACTTACTGTTCTTTGAGTTTGTCTTGCTCATATTTCCTTAGGTTTTTCTTGCGTTCTTCAATAGAAACCCTCTGGCGCTCTagttcaattatctcattgctAACAGCTGTGTTCTTATAGAAGAAGATTTAACAAATCAATCAAACaccataacaccaaaacattaaatatatatatcaaaagtCATATACTTATCTAAGCTCCTCTTCAAGTCCACGTTCTTTTTCAAGCTCTTCTTGGTATTCCTTCTGCAGATACTCCATTTCAGCACCATCAGCAACCTCTAATTTTGCCTATTCTGTTTTCTTCTTGCAAGATTCTATCTTTTCATCATATtctgcattttttttttcaaaaaagaataaaagatctTGCTTTACTTTCTTAgttctccttttaatttctagGGGGGAAAAGAATAAGTAGAAAAGGAAAGACACCTCGAAGCAATCGATGAACCTCGTTGGAATCAGCGTCGCAATGCGAGCGAAGATCGTTAAAGTGCTGAAAACACTGCGTCAAGATGTTAATGTCCCTTTTGTCCTTCAATACCTCCACCAGGTCGTCACTATAAGATATCAGCTTCTCCATATCAATCATCCTCGTGGATTCCCCCATTTtttttctagggttttatcCCTTCTTCAAGATTAAGCACATGACTGTAATCCATTTTCGGTCCTGGGTTTCCATTTTCAGATCCACATGACTGTAATCTATATCTAGATACggatctaaaaaaaaaagaaagaaagaaaaatttattagaagAGCCGTGGTGagaaaaatatgatttagtaTGAGCTCTTCTGAGATGTATGCAAAAAGAGGGAGAGaggggaagatgatgatgaagacgATGGTGGCAGAGAGAAACACTTAGGTGTTTTGAGGATACCAATTTTAGGGGGGAAAATTTAGGGGTTCAGGGGGGAATTTTAGGATAAAACGCGCCgtttttaaaagtgaaattattttttgctgcgtttttataaaaaaacgccgctattgcttatcttttgtggcgtttttataaaaaacgacgcaaattttttttattttgaataaaatgacgTTGTTTTGCTgtgctaaaaattttttattttgtttttataaattaattttttataaaataaaaaaaaaccaagtactctcaaaataaatattatatattttaataagaaaataaatgataaaatggttgtaattaattattaagttagaattatccaaattaaataattacttatatatccatatcatttttatctcattttattttgtattttttcttataatttggtcctatccaattaaataattacctatatatccatatcaaatatatcaaatggtttagattaaatatttttaaatataaaagcattaattaattgtataaaattatatcatttaacaaatctcaaataaaccttaaaccctaaattagccattcaatatacataaagtctatctattatatatctcttaaataatataaactatactcataattttaatatatcaaacttattattatctcttttacaattatataagaacatatttaatatataaattaaaaaaactaattaatctaaaccctaaatccctaactcttaacccctaattagacctgtccatgggccgagTCGGGCCGGGTTCGGGTCGGTCAgaccctaaaaattttagccGGGCGAAATATGGGCTGAGATTTTGCCCGAGCCCGGCcgaaaaaaaatatggggcccgGCCCGCccgttttaattaaaattaaaattatttttaataaaattaaaactaattgttattaaaattaattgttagtaaaattatcaaattattaattgttaattgttgtaataaaatctaacatttgattagtaaatttatcaaattattaattgtattaattgttgcaataaaatctaacatttgattagtaaatttatcaaattattaattgtattaattgtattaattgttgtaacaaaatctaacatttgattagtaaaacaaacttgatgttttattattattttgtaacactagtcaaggaaatgaaagtaaataaacttaaaataaaaactattatattttaaaataaaaatatatatttaatatttttggtagGGCCGGGCCAAAAAATCTTGCCGAGGCCGCcgattttttaaacgggcctaaaattttgcccaaacccatatttcgggcctatatttttacccaaaccctcccatatttcgagcgGTCCGTCCTAACCCCTAACTCCTAAcacttaaaccttaaatcccaacccttaaaccataatccctaatccataatccctaaatccatatataattACTTGATCACGGCGGGGGCAAGGCAAAACACATAAAAAAGCTGGCGGATAAAAAAGCAGGCAGACACTAAAAATCTTGAGCAGGGATGGGATAATATGGGGATATCCTTGGATATAGCTTATATTGATTTTGAATAACCAAATATTCACacgattttgaagaaccaaattaatattatctcttttacaattatataagaaattaattaatatataaattagaaaacactagttaatttaaacccttaacacataacctctaaaccttaaaccccaacatttaaaccataaaccataacccctaaacccataatccataaaccttaaaatggtaacacctaaaccttaaactctaaaccatataccctaaaccaaaaaccctataCTCGAACGATATACTCTATCGATTATAtaggaaattatttaatatattaaaaaaacagtattgtatccaaaaaactttaaaattattttaaataatagtattttaaattttccatttttaacaaatattttaaattattttaaatccctgaGATTAGCAGTGCTTtttagaaaacgccgctaaaaatagagCATTCGCGGTGCtttatcaaaaacgccgctaaagccctgagcattagcgacgctttctaaaaaacgccgctaaagcccttagcattagcggcgctttctcaaaaacgccgctaaagccctgagcattagctgccctttctcaaaaacgccgctaaagcctcgAAAGCTCAAAAAAGGCATCGTCGGGCGTAGGTTTTTTGCGGTGCTTTTTGGAAAACgtcgctaatgcttatttttagcagcgttttccaaaaagtgccgctaatactcgatctttagtggcattttccaaaaagcgccgctaatgctcgatctttagcggcgtttttttatccaaactccgctaaaagcctgttttggtgtagtgaccaagtaataaagtgacaagtaaatgtcaagttatcgtacccacagggactgtgtaagaaaatatttatgaaatgaaaaaaaaaacactttggtTACGGAAAAGTTTttgcactacaccaaaacaggcttttagtggcatttttagcggcggttggataacaaacgccgctaaagatcgattATTAGTGGCGCATCATGGAAAATGCCgctgaaaataagcattagAGGCATTTTCCataaagcgccacaaaatacctaagcccaacgacgccgttttctgagctttcgaggatttagcggcgtttttaagacagagccgctaatgctcagggctttcgCGGCGTTTTCgagaaagcgccacaaaaaaccaaagcccaacaatgccgttttctgagctttcggggatttagtggtgtttttaagtaaacgccgctaatgctcaaggctttagcggtgtttttgggaaagcgccgaaAAAATACCTAAGCCCaatgacgccgttttctgagctttcggggatttagtggcgttattaagtaagcgccgctaatgctcagggctttagcggcatttttgagaaagcgccacaaaaaaaaaGCCCAACGTCACCATTTTTTGAGCTTTCgaggatttagtggcgtttttaagtaagcgccgctaatgctcagggctttagcggcatttttgagaAAGCGTCGCAACAAAAACTAAGCCCAACGGCACCGTTTTCTGACAATTCGtgggctttagcggcattttaagaatgcgccgctaatgcttagggctttagcggcgtttttgttaaagcgccgcaaaaaaacctaagcccaacggcgtcgttttctaaacttttagggctttagcggcgtttttaaaaaagcgccgcaaaaacctTTTATctgttatttactatttaatttgtttatttatattaattaaaattaaatttatttttaattgaatatttgttaaaaataattttaaaaatagtattatttaaaataattttaaaaatttttaggtACATGACTGAatgctttttaatttatatattaaataatttcatatataattgtaaaagatatgatagtattaaacataaaatatttttttaattatcattatagtttagggtttaatatatatggtttagggtatatggttaatttaggatttaaggtcggtttaagagttacaattttaacttttatagattataaaattagggattatggattaggtattctggtttaagggttgtaatttaggggttagagattaagagttagggatttaaggtttatggatccGGTGTTAggttaggatttagggtttagattaattagtgtgttttaatttttatgaaataaggtttaagggttaggggttagggattcgtgttaggatttagggttttgattaattaatatttttaatttgtatattaaataaggtttaggggttagtagtTTGGGGTTAGTGGTTTggggttaagggttagaagttaagagttagtgatttagggtttagagattcAGGATCAGGTTAGGCCTGTTGGGAACTTTAGTGGCactgcaaaatttttattttattttagggtttacgttatagaatatatgatttaatgtctatggtttagagttttacGGATTAcagtttaatgtttattattttgggttaatagTTTATGTGTTAGAGTTTGGGTTTTAAGTTTAAGGATACtgtttaaaaattgaagaacaTTTAGATTTTACTAAagattcatgcaatttaatatatgaatata includes the following:
- the LOC105788299 gene encoding 1,4-alpha-glucan-branching enzyme 1, chloroplastic/amyloplastic-like isoform X3 — translated: MAIQEHSYYASFGYHVTNFFAPSSRFGTPDDLKSLIDKAHELGILVLMDIVHIHASNNVLDGLNMFDGTDGHYFHTGSKGHHSVWDSRLFNYGS
- the LOC105788299 gene encoding 1,4-alpha-glucan-branching enzyme 1, chloroplastic/amyloplastic-like isoform X2, which gives rise to MEYLQKEYQEELEKERGLEEELRAVSNEIIELERQRVSIEERKKNLRKYEQDKLKEQYHVTNFFAPSSRFGTPDDLKSLIDKAHDHASNNVLDGLNMFDGTDGHYFHTGSKGHHSVWDSRLFNYGS
- the LOC105788299 gene encoding 1,4-alpha-glucan-branching enzyme 1, chloroplastic/amyloplastic-like isoform X1, which codes for MEYLQKEYQEELEKERGLEEELRAVSNEIIELERQRVSIEERKKNLRKYEQDKLKEQYHVTNFFAPSSRFGTPDDLKSLIDKAHELGILVLMDIVHIHASNNVLDGLNMFDGTDGHYFHTGSKGHHSVWDSRLFNYGS